The following coding sequences lie in one Paenibacillus durus ATCC 35681 genomic window:
- the glcT gene encoding glucose PTS transporter transcription antiterminator GlcT yields the protein MSSITVAKVLNNNVIIADHPQYAEVVVIGKGIGFNRKSRDQINLSAVEKMFILRNQQEQEQYKELVPQVDEKLIEIIQEIVLYIMQRSRQPVNEHIHIALTDHISFAIRRYEQDVALHNPFLYETKEIYPEEYAMAEYAIAKINKAMGVTMPVDEIGFVALHIHSALSNSSVAELQQHSQLIGDLVNLVEISLEYRVPRDSLDYSRLVTHLRFVLERLRRGEAVKETSSLDSLMKREYPEMYALAWKLTKVMERRMHLTVYPAEVSYLTVHLQRLAQKKEDEAG from the coding sequence GTGAGCAGCATAACTGTGGCCAAGGTGCTGAATAATAATGTTATCATCGCCGACCATCCCCAATATGCCGAAGTGGTCGTGATTGGCAAGGGAATCGGGTTTAATCGTAAGAGCCGCGATCAGATCAATTTATCTGCCGTGGAAAAGATGTTCATTCTCCGAAACCAACAAGAGCAGGAACAATATAAAGAGCTTGTGCCGCAGGTCGATGAGAAGCTGATTGAAATCATTCAGGAAATCGTGCTATACATTATGCAGCGCAGCCGGCAGCCGGTCAACGAGCATATTCATATTGCGCTTACAGATCATATCTCCTTCGCCATTCGGCGGTACGAGCAGGATGTAGCCCTTCATAATCCTTTTTTATATGAGACCAAAGAGATTTATCCCGAGGAATATGCCATGGCCGAGTACGCTATCGCTAAAATCAACAAGGCTATGGGCGTAACGATGCCTGTCGACGAGATCGGGTTTGTCGCTCTGCACATTCATAGCGCGCTTAGCAACAGCAGTGTAGCGGAGCTCCAGCAGCATTCCCAGCTGATCGGAGATTTGGTCAATCTTGTCGAGATTAGTCTCGAGTACCGTGTTCCCAGAGATTCCTTGGATTACTCCAGGCTTGTTACCCACCTGCGGTTTGTGCTGGAACGGCTGCGCCGAGGCGAGGCAGTCAAGGAGACCTCTTCGCTTGACAGCTTGATGAAACGCGAATATCCGGAAATGTATGCGCTCGCTTGGAAGCTGACGAAGGTGATGGAGCGGCGTATGCACCTGACCGTATATCCGGCGGAAGTCAGTTACCTGACCGTTCATTTACAGCGTCTTGCCCAGAAAAAAGAGGATGAAGCCGGATGA